The following are encoded in a window of Podospora pseudoanserina strain CBS 124.78 chromosome 6, whole genome shotgun sequence genomic DNA:
- a CDS encoding hypothetical protein (COG:S; EggNog:ENOG503PSE9) → MSSMTSDFTYENVRLPNPSHYICLLHLHPPSPLVPGDAFSSPLHCSISVCSIDQPTPYHAISYTWGPPNHERHYLQVHHHNNPDSPSQQLPITTSLDTALRHLRQLASGKVATLWIDQICISQADNAWDEKSKQVGIMHMIYSSAEQVRVWLGPAENGSNEVMEMWEEVGRKCEQDVNLASYFFSNLSAIHTLIDHVNNRTPDDPVTQRIQRYLDWAAPRMKPYLKGMTVMFSRPWFRRVWVIQEFPLAANTVFVCGLKVTQAQYPAWVLNMYPHCRSRIWPGDLTEEDLEVSDKLWNPAFNTLFTIRKRRQDHDNAVKRGLLGKNESPPPGPGAGDYLFDLLVKTSSDQRMEATDLRDRIYVLLGVAVVREKLERLGLQPNYQGRNFEEVLLATARAIILRGQVQILSFSQFPKQHTLPSWVPEWRPGLATPYFHYSNRSLGRLPPMFTASGSSKPAVIQMGNPAIIGLRGCRIDIVEDISDPWAQTEWDISNNSSYLTFLRQVQALCDRSAVKEQNIYPSEPRRAEASWRVPVADCEISPNGLARATTAQSAEMYAYCLESCELFESVSPSQWDSKTAARHEKLRPGSVYSTCLGRTANKRPFLTERGYVGLGPLSTRAGDIVVTFFGAPIVYLVRPTAREGHFEFLGDGYCDGVMDGEAWDETKADTFFLV, encoded by the coding sequence ATGTCAAGCATGACATCCGACTTCACCTACGAGAATGTCCGCCTGCCCAATCCCTCCCACTACatctgcctcctccacctccaccctccttcaccccTAGTCCCCGGTGATGCCTTTTCATCTCCCCTCCACTGCTCAATCTCTGTCTGCTCCATTGACCAACCCACCCCTTACCACGCCATCTCCTACACATGGGGTCCTCCAAACCACGAGCGTCACTATCTCCAAGTTCATCATCATAACAACCCCGACTCACCATCCCAGcaactccccatcaccacctccctcgacACTGCCCTCCGCCATCTTCGCCAACTCGCCTCAGGGAAAGTAGCCACGCTCTGGATCGACCAAATCTGTATCAGCCAAGCCGATAACGCCTGGGATGAAAAGTCGAAGCAGGTCGGGATAATGCACATGATCTACTCATCTGCCGAGCAGGTGCGTGTGTGGCTGGGGCCGGCAGAAAATGGGTCAAACGAGGTGATGGAAATGTGGGAAGAAGTCGGCAGGAAATGCGAACAAGACGTCAATCTAGCCAGCTacttcttctccaacctgAGTGCCATCCACACGCTTATCGACCATGTGAACAATCGGACTCCGGACGATCCAGTTACCCAGCGAATTCAGAGGTACTTGGACTGGGCGGCGCCGCGAATGAAGCCCTACCTGAAGGGGATGACGGTCATGTTTTCCCGGCCGTGGTTTCGTCGCGTTTGGGTGATTCAGGAGTTTCCCCTTGCGGCAAACAcggtgtttgtttgtgggCTGAAGGTCACACAGGCGCAGTATCCGGCGTGGGTGCTGAATATGTATCCTCACTGCAGAAGCCGGATCTGGCCGGGTGACTTGACAGAGGAGGACTTAGAGGTTTCGGATAAGTTATGGAATCCAGCGTTCAACACGTTGTTCACGATCAGGAAACGGAGACAGGATCATGATAATGCGGTGAAACGAGGTCTGCTGGGTAAAAACGAAAGCCCGCCACCAGGTCCGGGTGCTGGAGATTATTTGTTTGATCTCCTGGTCAAGACTTCGAGTGACCAGAGGATGGAGGCTACCGATCTGCGAGATAGAATCTACGTGTTGCTCGGCGTGGCGGTCGTTCGAGAGAAGCTGGAACGGTTGGGATTACAGCCAAATTATCAGGGGCGTAACTTCGAGGAGGTCCTACTGGCTACCGCTCGGGCTATCATACTCCGCGGGCAAGTGCAGATACTGTCCTTTTCCCAGTTTCCCAAGCAGCACACCCTTCCCTCCTGGGTACCGGAATGGAGACCTGGCCTGGCAACTCCATATTTCCACTACAGCAACAGGTCGCTAGGCCGTCTTCCCCCCATGTTTACCGCGTCTGGAAGCTCAAAACCGGCAGTTATCCAAATGGGTAACCCGGCCATCATCGGCCTGCGCGGTTGTCGAATCGATATCGTCGAGGACATATCCGACCCTTGGGCACAAACCGAGTGGGACATAAGCAATAACTCCTCCTACCTCACCTTTCTCCGACAAGTCCAAGCCCTTTGCGATCGATCTGCTGTCAAAGAACAGAATATTTATCCCTCCGAGCCACGCCGGGCGGAGGCATCCTGGCGAGTTCCCGTTGCAGACTGCGAGATCTCCCCAAACGGCCTGGCCCGCGCCACCACTGCGCAGTCAGCCGAGATGTATGCCTACTGTCTAGAATCATGCGAGCTGTTTGAGTCCGTCTCCCCGTCTCAATGGGATTCAAAGACTGCAGCTAGGCACGAGAAGCTCCGCCCGGGAAGTGTGTACTCTACGTGTCTGGGAAGGACAGCCAACAAGAGGCCATTTCTGACGGAGAGAGGGTATGTTGGCCTCGGACCACTTTCCACGCGAGCTGGAGACATTGTCGTCACTTTTTTTGGGGCACCGATCGTGTACCTTGTTCGACCGACGGCACGCGAGGGACATTTTGAGtttcttggtgatggctaCTGTGATGGGGTCATGGATGGAGAAGCGTGGGATGAAACAAAGGCTGATACCTTCTTTCTTGTCTGA